The segment GCCTTGCCGATAGCCGCATATGAGCGGCGTCCGTCTTCCTGCAATTGTTCGATGATTGCCTTTGACAGCGCATCTATGGGCTGCGTGACAGCGGATGACGTGGTCAAACGTATGCACCTCCCTAAGTCCTGACGATAGCCGGTCAGACAACCGTCCGGCCGGTCAAGAACCATTGAATCGGTAGTTTCAGGATAGCGCAAGGTGCGATTTCAGTGGAGGAACGAAGGAATCGCTATCGATTTAGTCCCTGCAGGATTATTGCCGAATGTGCTGACTCGACGATGAGCCGCCGGCCCCGATGTCGAAAGGGGTGACCGCGCGGACCGCTTAGCCACGCAGTGTAGCTACGAAATACGTAGCAAAACGTCGGATCGACAACTGAATACATTGCTAGATTCCTGAAACTCTGTCAGAATCGATACTTGTGCCGTCGTCGGATGGCGTCGGAGCACAGTTCTCTACAAGGGAGTAGGCAGTGGAAAAGTTAGAGCGCGATGTCGTCGTGATCGGAGCCGGAGCAGCCGGGTTGAGCGCGGCGTACGAGCTGAAGAAGGCCGGGCTCAGCGTTGCGGTTCTCGAAGCCAGGGATCGGGTTGGCGGCCGGCTGTGGACCGACGATATCGACGGTGCCATGCTCGAGATCGGCGGACAGTGGGTATCGCCCGACCAGGACGTCCTGCTGGGCATGCTCGACGAGCTCGGCCTGGAGACCTACTCGCGCTACCGTGAAGGCGATTCCATCTACGTGAACGCCGATGGACGGGCCACCCGGTTTACCGGCGAGGACTTCCCGCTTGCCGAGTCCACGCAGCAGGAAATGGACAAACTCGTTGAAGCCCTGGATGAGCTGTCCAAGGAAGTAGACCCCGCCGACCCCTGGCGGCATCCGCGCGCCAAGGAACTCGACCGGATCTCTCTGGCCGGCTGGCTTGAGTCCCTCAGCGAGGACAAGGAAGCCCGCGACAACGTTGCCATGTTCATTGCCGGCGCGATGCTCACCAAGCCGGCGCACGCGTTCTCCGTACTGCAGGCCGCCCAGATGGCGGCAAGCGCCGGTAGCTTCCGTCACCTCGTCGACGCCGACTTCATCCTGGACAAGCGAGTGATCGGCGGCCTCCAGCAGGTTCCGCTGCGGTTGTCCGCCCGCCTGGACGGCGATGTCCACCTGAATCAGCCGGTGCGCAGTCTGCGCAGCGGAGAGTCGGTGCCGAGCGGCATGGGGGTTGTCGTGACGAGCGACGACGTCGAAGTCAGTGCGCGGCACGCCATTGTCGCTATGCCGCCGAACCTGATCAGCAGGATCTCTTTCGACCCGCCGCTGCCCCGGCGACAGCAGCAAATGCACCAGCATCTTTCGCTCGGTCTCGTTATCAAGGTGCATGCCGTATACGACCGGCCGTTCTGGCGTGAGCAGGGACTGTCCGGCACCGCGTTCGGCCCCTACCAGATCGTGCACGAGTCGTATGACAACACGAACTACGGCGATGAGCGCGGAACCCTTGTCGGTTTCGTGTCGGATGAGACCGCGGACCAGATGTTTCGGCTGCCCGCCGAGCAGCGCAGGGAACAGATCCTGGATTCACTTGCCGCCTACTACGGTGACGAGGCCAGGCATCCGGAGGTTTACTACGAAAGTGACTGGGCCGCGGAGGAGTGGACCCGCGGGGCGTACGCCGCAAGCTTTGACCTCGGCGGGCTGTCCCGCTATGGCGCCGACCTCCGCTCGTCGGTCGGCTCGATCCACTTCGCCTGCAGCGATTTCGCTGGTGCCGGTTTCCAGCACGTCGATGGAGCGCTGCGGATGGGCAAGGCCGCGGCCACTGCTATTGTGGCGCAGCACAGCGAGCAACCCAGAATGCAAGGAGCGGGTATCAGTTCATGAAGTATGTCGTCGGCTACTCGGCGGACGAACGGGGCAAGGAGGCTCTCGCGCTGGCGATCAGCCTGGCCAAAGTTCAGGGCGCCTCGCTCGACGTCGTCGTAGTGCTACCGAAGACCGAGCCGTTCAACGCTGCGTACCCTCCGGCGCCTGACTTTGACTCTGTGCTCACGGATCAGGCGAACACCTGGCTCGACACGGCGCTTGCCACAATCCCGGAAACCGTCAGCGCGCAGAAGCATGTCAGATTCTCTTCGTCCACTGCCGAAGGGCTGATCGAAGCGGCCGCCGAGCTGGACGCGGGACTTATCGTCATCGGCGCCGCGCGTGGCGGGATGCTGAGCCGCTATTCGGTCGGCAGCGTGGCGAACGCCCTGCTGCACGCTGCCTCCACGCCGATTGCCCTGGCGCCCCGCGGCTGGAAGGCTGACAAGTCGATCTCCCGGCTCACCTGCGCCATCGGTACCCGGGCTGGCGCCGAAGCCCTGTTGGATGTCGCCATCGACTCGGCGGCGCGTCGCCGGCTTCCGCTTCGACTGGTCTCGCTGGTCGCAGTCTCTCCAGACGGGGCGGCCGGTATCGACCGACGCGAACAGGCAAAGCAGCACGCGGAGGCGGTTTTGGCTCAGGCGGTTTCCAGCCTGCCGGAAGGGGCGCAAGCGACCGCCACCGTCGGCGAAGGGAACACGATCGAGGACGCCGTCGAGGCACTGGACTTCGACCCGGCCGAGATCGTGCTGATCGGATCAAGCCGGCTGGCCGAACGGCACAAGCTTTTCCTCGGCGTCGCCGCCAACAAGATGCTCCGGGTACTGCCGGTGCCGATAATTGTCGTGCCGCGAGATTATGGGCGTGCCATGCCCGGCCGTTCGGAGGAACAGGCATGAGTTCAAGCAACACAACCAAGAAGACTCCCAGCGCAGCCGGCGCGGACGGACTGTCGAAAAAGGGACTGGGTGAAAACTCGGTGGGCCTGCTCGGCGCGGTTGCCATCGGCCTGTCCTGTATTGCACCCGCCTACACGCTGACCGGCGCGCTCGGCCCGACCGTCCGTGAGGTCGGCGTGCAGTTACCGGCGATTTTCATTGTCGGGTTCCTGCCCATGCTGCTTGTCGCGCTGGGCTATCGCGAGCTGAACAATGCCATGCCTGACAGCGGCACCTCGTTCACCTGGGCGACGAAGGCTTTCGGGCCGTGGATCGGCTGGATGGGTGGCTGGGGCCTGATCGCGGCGACAGTGATTGTGCTGTCCAACCTTGCCGGGGTCGCGGTCGACTTCTTCTACCTGATGATTTCGCAGCTGACCGGCGATGCTGCACTGGCCGACCTGACCCGCAATATTCCGCTCAATATCGCCACTTGCCTGGTTTTCATGGCACTTGCCGCCTGGGTTTCGTACCGGGGCATGCAGACCACGAAGATCGTGCAGTACGTCCTGGTCGGTTTTCAGCTCCTGGTGCTGCTTTGGTTCATCGTGGCCGCTTTCGTGCACGTTGGTAACGGGACCGCGTTCGACGCGACAGCATTCAGTCTGGACTGGTTCAATCCGTTCGCGGTCAGCGACTTCACCACTTTCGCCACTGGGATCTCGCTGTCGATCTTCATTTTCTGGGGCTGGGACGTCACCCTGACGATGAACGAGGAAACCAAAGGGTCGAAAACCACGCCGGGCAAGGCCGCAACACTGACCGTCGTCACCATCCTCGTGGTGTACCTGCTGGTGGCAGTCGGCGCGATCTCATATGCTGGCGTCGGTGAGAACGCGCTGGGGCTGGGCAACGCCGAAACTCAGGACAACGTCTTCGCCGTCCTGGCAGGCCCGGTGCTCGGCCCATTTGCAATCCTGATGTCGATCGCCGTGCTTTCCAGCTCGGCGGCGTCGCTGCAGTCAACCTTCGTGAGCCCCGCCCGCACTCTGCTGGCGATGGGACACTACTCCGCGCTGCCGGCAAGCTTTGCCCGGGTCAGCCCGCGCTTCAAATCGCCTGGCTACGCCACAGTGGCTGCCGGGATCGCCGGTTGGGTCTTCTACGCCGTTATGCGGGTGGTGTCGGAGAACGTGCTCTCCGACACCATCACGGCACTCGGCATGATGGTCTGCTTCTATTACGGTCTGACGGCTCTGGCCTGTGTCTGGTACTTCCGCCATGAGGCATTTCGCAGCGTGCGCGGATTCATACTCAAGTTCCTGGCTCCCCTGCTCGGCGGGATCGTGCTGGCCGTGACCTTCGTGACGACATCGATAGAAAGCATGGATCCCGAATTCGGCAGTGGCTCGAACATCGGCGGAATCGGTCTGGTGTTCCTGATCGGCGTCGCCGTGCTCGGCATCGGTCTGGTCCTGATGATCGCCATGTACTTCAGGAATCCAGGCTTCTTCCGTGGCGAAACGCTGCGCAGAGGCACACCGGCGCTCGAGGTCGAGGAGTAGCGGCTCGACGCCCAGTCCGGTCCTGGCACCCAGGATTGCGGTTTCGACGGGTGAAACCGGGCAATAAGTAACGATTTCGTTGTCTTGGGTGCAAATTTAAGCGAAAAGGCTTGTTCAGCAGACCAATAGTCTGCAATTATCGCCGTCAGTAGAGTCACTATGGAGGATTTGTGCACCAGTTCATCAACGGCAGCTACCGCGAGGGTAACGGCGGGCAGCATCAGTTGATCAACCCCGCCACCGGCAAGTCAGTGGAAACGCTGAACGTAGCCGACAGTGCGGATGTAGACGATGCGGTCGCCGCGGCAAAGGCCGCCTTCCCGGGCTGGTCCCGGGCCACTCCGGCAGAACGTTCCGAGGCGCTGCATTCATTGGCAGCCGAATTGGGCAAGCGGGCAGAGGAGCTCGCGCGGATCGAAACCGAGCAGACCGGGAAGACCCTGCGGATGTCGACCGAGTTCGACGTGCCGGGAAGCATCGACAACGCCCAGTTCTTTGCCGGCGCCGCGCGGCACCTGCAGGGACAGGCCGCTGGCGAGTACTCGGCGGAGCACACCTCGATGGTCCGCAGGGAAGCGGTCGGAGTGATCGGCTCCATCTCGCCCTGGAACTACCCGCTGCAGATGGCTGCCTGGAAGATCCTGCCAGCCATCGCAGCCGGAAACACCA is part of the Saxibacter everestensis genome and harbors:
- a CDS encoding universal stress protein; translated protein: MKYVVGYSADERGKEALALAISLAKVQGASLDVVVVLPKTEPFNAAYPPAPDFDSVLTDQANTWLDTALATIPETVSAQKHVRFSSSTAEGLIEAAAELDAGLIVIGAARGGMLSRYSVGSVANALLHAASTPIALAPRGWKADKSISRLTCAIGTRAGAEALLDVAIDSAARRRLPLRLVSLVAVSPDGAAGIDRREQAKQHAEAVLAQAVSSLPEGAQATATVGEGNTIEDAVEALDFDPAEIVLIGSSRLAERHKLFLGVAANKMLRVLPVPIIVVPRDYGRAMPGRSEEQA
- a CDS encoding flavin monoamine oxidase family protein, with the protein product MEKLERDVVVIGAGAAGLSAAYELKKAGLSVAVLEARDRVGGRLWTDDIDGAMLEIGGQWVSPDQDVLLGMLDELGLETYSRYREGDSIYVNADGRATRFTGEDFPLAESTQQEMDKLVEALDELSKEVDPADPWRHPRAKELDRISLAGWLESLSEDKEARDNVAMFIAGAMLTKPAHAFSVLQAAQMAASAGSFRHLVDADFILDKRVIGGLQQVPLRLSARLDGDVHLNQPVRSLRSGESVPSGMGVVVTSDDVEVSARHAIVAMPPNLISRISFDPPLPRRQQQMHQHLSLGLVIKVHAVYDRPFWREQGLSGTAFGPYQIVHESYDNTNYGDERGTLVGFVSDETADQMFRLPAEQRREQILDSLAAYYGDEARHPEVYYESDWAAEEWTRGAYAASFDLGGLSRYGADLRSSVGSIHFACSDFAGAGFQHVDGALRMGKAAATAIVAQHSEQPRMQGAGISS
- a CDS encoding APC family permease — encoded protein: MSSSNTTKKTPSAAGADGLSKKGLGENSVGLLGAVAIGLSCIAPAYTLTGALGPTVREVGVQLPAIFIVGFLPMLLVALGYRELNNAMPDSGTSFTWATKAFGPWIGWMGGWGLIAATVIVLSNLAGVAVDFFYLMISQLTGDAALADLTRNIPLNIATCLVFMALAAWVSYRGMQTTKIVQYVLVGFQLLVLLWFIVAAFVHVGNGTAFDATAFSLDWFNPFAVSDFTTFATGISLSIFIFWGWDVTLTMNEETKGSKTTPGKAATLTVVTILVVYLLVAVGAISYAGVGENALGLGNAETQDNVFAVLAGPVLGPFAILMSIAVLSSSAASLQSTFVSPARTLLAMGHYSALPASFARVSPRFKSPGYATVAAGIAGWVFYAVMRVVSENVLSDTITALGMMVCFYYGLTALACVWYFRHEAFRSVRGFILKFLAPLLGGIVLAVTFVTTSIESMDPEFGSGSNIGGIGLVFLIGVAVLGIGLVLMIAMYFRNPGFFRGETLRRGTPALEVEE